The following proteins come from a genomic window of Sphaerisporangium rubeum:
- a CDS encoding NUDIX hydrolase yields the protein MTADDVRDVPEAWEVLGTTEHFTARVISARTDTVRMPGDGTADRDYVQHPGSVAVVALDGADRVLLLRQYRHPVRRLLWELPAGIRDVPGEPLVECAARELAEEAGYRAATWHTLVDILTSPGMSDERIRVFLARDLTALAPGELDFVRQHEEVDMPVVWVPLAEAVGKALSGSIHNAPAVAGILAAYAASSDGFTALRPPGAEEA from the coding sequence CTGACCGCCGACGACGTGCGCGACGTCCCGGAGGCCTGGGAGGTGCTCGGCACCACCGAGCACTTCACGGCGCGGGTGATCTCGGCGCGCACCGACACCGTCCGCATGCCGGGGGACGGCACCGCCGACCGCGACTACGTCCAGCACCCCGGCTCGGTCGCCGTGGTGGCCCTCGACGGCGCGGACCGGGTGCTGCTGCTGCGCCAGTACCGCCATCCGGTGCGCAGGCTGCTGTGGGAGCTGCCGGCCGGCATCAGGGACGTGCCGGGGGAGCCGCTGGTGGAGTGCGCGGCCCGTGAGCTGGCCGAGGAGGCCGGCTACCGCGCCGCGACCTGGCACACCTTGGTGGACATCCTCACCAGCCCCGGCATGTCCGACGAGCGCATCCGCGTCTTCCTGGCCCGCGACCTGACCGCGCTCGCACCCGGCGAGCTGGACTTCGTACGCCAGCACGAAGAGGTCGACATGCCGGTGGTGTGGGTGCCGCTCGCCGAGGCCGTCGGCAAGGCTCTGAGCGGATCGATCCACAACGCCCCCGCCGTGGCCGGTATCCTCGCCGCCTACGCCGCCTCGTCCGACGGTTTCACCGCACTGCGTCCCCCCGGCGCCGAGGAGGCCTGA
- a CDS encoding CTP synthase: MRSAAPTKHLFVTGGVASSLGKGLTASSLGRLLKLRGLRVTMQKLDPYLNVDPGTMNPFQHGEVFVTDDGAETDLDVGHYERFLDTELHGSANVTTGQVYSNVIAKERRGEYLGDTVQVIPHITNEIKDRIRGMAAHDVDVVITEVGGTVGDIESLPFLEAVRQVRHEVGRDNVFFLHVSLLPYIGPSGELKTKPTQHSVAALRSIGIQPDAIVCRSDRPITTSLKRKISLMCDVDEDAVVSAMDAPSIYDIPKVLHAEGLDAYVIRRLGLPFRDVDWHEWDQLLRRVHRPATEVTIALVGKYIDLPDAYLSVTEALRAGGFARDARVNIRWVKSDDCETSEGAARELDGVDGVLIPGGFGVRGIEGKVGAIRHAREHRIPLLGICLGMQCMVIEAARNLAGIADANSTEFVPDTTEPVISTMADQEDVVAGERDMGGTMRLGLYPAKLGEGTIVRRLYGSSHADERHRHRYEVGNAYRERLERVGVVFSGLSPDGRLVEYAELDPDLHPFFVGTQAHPEFRSRPTRPHPLFNGLIEAALTYADVRETEAKAGRTA; the protein is encoded by the coding sequence TTGCGCAGCGCCGCACCAACAAAGCATCTGTTCGTCACCGGAGGCGTCGCCTCCAGTCTCGGCAAGGGGCTCACCGCCTCAAGCCTGGGGCGCCTGCTGAAGCTTCGCGGCCTGCGGGTCACCATGCAGAAGCTGGACCCCTACCTCAACGTCGACCCCGGGACGATGAACCCCTTCCAGCACGGTGAGGTGTTCGTCACAGACGACGGCGCCGAGACCGACCTCGACGTTGGCCACTACGAGCGCTTCCTCGACACCGAGCTGCACGGGTCGGCCAATGTCACGACCGGCCAGGTGTACTCCAACGTGATCGCCAAGGAGCGCCGCGGCGAGTACCTCGGCGACACCGTGCAGGTCATCCCCCACATCACCAACGAGATCAAGGACCGCATCCGCGGCATGGCCGCCCACGACGTGGACGTGGTGATCACCGAGGTCGGCGGCACCGTCGGCGACATCGAGTCGCTGCCGTTCCTCGAGGCCGTGCGCCAGGTGCGCCACGAGGTGGGCCGCGACAACGTGTTCTTCCTGCACGTCTCGCTGCTGCCGTACATCGGCCCGAGCGGCGAGCTGAAGACCAAGCCCACCCAGCACTCGGTGGCGGCGCTGCGCAGCATCGGCATCCAGCCGGACGCGATCGTCTGCCGCTCCGACCGTCCCATCACCACCTCGCTCAAACGCAAGATCAGCCTGATGTGCGACGTTGACGAGGACGCCGTGGTGTCCGCCATGGACGCGCCGAGCATCTACGACATCCCGAAGGTCCTGCACGCCGAGGGCCTCGACGCGTACGTCATCCGCCGCCTCGGCCTGCCGTTCCGCGACGTCGACTGGCACGAGTGGGACCAGCTCCTGCGCCGGGTGCACCGGCCCGCGACCGAGGTCACCATCGCGCTGGTCGGCAAGTACATCGACCTGCCGGACGCCTACCTGTCGGTCACCGAGGCCCTGCGTGCCGGCGGCTTCGCGCGCGACGCGCGGGTCAACATCCGCTGGGTCAAGAGCGACGACTGCGAGACCTCCGAAGGCGCGGCCCGCGAGCTCGACGGCGTGGACGGCGTGCTGATCCCCGGCGGTTTCGGTGTGCGCGGCATCGAGGGCAAGGTCGGCGCCATCCGCCACGCGCGCGAGCACCGCATCCCGCTGCTCGGCATCTGCCTCGGCATGCAGTGCATGGTCATCGAGGCGGCACGCAACCTCGCCGGCATCGCCGACGCCAACAGCACCGAGTTCGTCCCCGACACCACAGAACCGGTCATCTCCACGATGGCCGACCAGGAGGACGTGGTGGCGGGGGAACGCGACATGGGGGGCACCATGCGCCTCGGCCTGTACCCGGCCAAGCTCGGCGAGGGCACCATCGTGCGCCGCCTGTACGGCTCCTCCCACGCCGACGAGCGGCACCGCCACCGTTACGAGGTCGGCAACGCCTACCGCGAGCGCCTGGAGCGTGTCGGCGTGGTGTTCTCCGGCCTGTCCCCGGACGGCCGCCTCGTCGAGTACGCCGAGCTGGACCCCGACCTCCACCCGTTCTTCGTCGGCACCCAGGCCCACCCCGAGTTCCGGTCACGGCCCACCCGGCCCCATCCCCTGTTCAACGGCCTGATCGAGGCGGCGCTGACCTACGCCGACGTCCGGGAGACCGAGGCCAAGGCGGGGCGGACCGCGTGA
- a CDS encoding acyltransferase: MSPREVIRRFTGSLVHRAWSFARTAGAITPRSPARYRFRRLGDGACLSFPQGAIFGEAWIEIGEHTLVGERVSISAGMGPGVDLGPDSLVRIGARCSIGRGSHIVGHHSIDIGDDVFTGPYVYITDQNHVYDDPDTPIGRQWPRNNPVAIGAGSWIGTGAIILPGTRIGRQSVVAGGAVVRGEFPDHCVIAGVPARVVRRYSPGSGWHPPTLDTPLTGHLDVPTPPTLNPGPLTPTP; the protein is encoded by the coding sequence ATGTCACCCCGTGAGGTAATACGCCGGTTCACTGGCAGTCTGGTGCACCGTGCGTGGTCCTTTGCCCGGACGGCCGGTGCGATCACCCCTCGCTCCCCCGCGCGCTACCGGTTCCGGCGGCTCGGCGATGGCGCCTGCCTGTCGTTCCCCCAAGGCGCGATCTTCGGCGAGGCGTGGATCGAGATCGGGGAACACACCCTGGTCGGCGAACGGGTGTCCATCTCGGCCGGCATGGGCCCCGGGGTGGACCTCGGCCCCGACTCCCTGGTGCGCATCGGCGCGCGCTGCTCCATCGGCCGCGGCAGCCACATCGTGGGTCACCACTCCATCGACATAGGTGACGACGTCTTCACCGGCCCGTACGTCTACATCACCGACCAGAACCACGTCTACGACGACCCCGACACCCCCATCGGCCGCCAGTGGCCCCGCAACAACCCCGTCGCCATCGGCGCCGGCTCCTGGATCGGCACCGGGGCCATCATCCTCCCCGGCACCCGCATCGGCCGCCAGTCCGTCGTGGCAGGCGGCGCCGTCGTCCGCGGCGAATTCCCCGACCACTGCGTCATCGCCGGCGTCCCCGCCCGAGTCGTCCGCCGCTACTCCCCCGGCTCCGGCTGGCACCCCCCGACCCTCGACACCCCCCTGACCGGCCACCTCGACGTCCCCACACCCCCCACCCTGAACCCCGGCCCCCTGACCCCCACTCCCTGA
- a CDS encoding DUF4126 domain-containing protein, producing the protein MLAALTGLGLSTAAGLNAYIPLLVVGLAANLTDAVKLPGDYAWLSNGWVLAIIAVLLTAEFVLDKVPIVDHVNDMIQTAVRPAAGGVVFTATQAASQLDHSTWMTQHPWAGWTLGIGVALVIHLLKSTARPVVNATTAGVGAPVVSTAEDAGSLGLSLLAVFFPVLVIAALVLLALPLWWLIRRRRAHRAKRLATS; encoded by the coding sequence ATGCTGGCGGCGCTGACCGGCCTCGGCCTGTCCACCGCGGCGGGCCTGAACGCCTACATCCCGCTTCTGGTGGTGGGCCTGGCCGCCAACCTCACCGACGCCGTGAAACTCCCCGGCGACTACGCCTGGCTCTCGAACGGCTGGGTCCTCGCCATCATCGCCGTCCTGCTGACGGCCGAGTTCGTCCTGGACAAGGTCCCCATCGTCGACCACGTCAACGACATGATCCAGACCGCCGTCCGCCCCGCCGCCGGCGGCGTCGTCTTCACCGCCACCCAGGCCGCCTCACAGCTCGACCACTCCACCTGGATGACCCAGCACCCCTGGGCCGGCTGGACCCTCGGCATAGGCGTGGCCCTGGTCATCCACCTGCTGAAGTCCACGGCCCGCCCCGTCGTCAACGCCACCACCGCCGGCGTAGGCGCCCCCGTGGTCAGCACCGCCGAAGACGCCGGCTCCCTCGGCCTCAGCCTCCTGGCCGTCTTCTTCCCGGTGCTGGTGATCGCCGCACTGGTCCTCCTGGCCCTCCCCCTCTGGTGGCTGATCCGCCGCCGTCGAGCCCACCGCGCGAAACGCCTGGCCACCTCCTGA
- the uvrB gene encoding excinuclease ABC subunit UvrB produces the protein MRPVTDLQRRVAPFEVVTEMTPSGDQPAAIAELERRVKAGEKDNVLLGATGTGKTATVAWLIERLQRPALVMQPNKTLAAQFANELREMLPNNAVEYFVSYYDYYQPEAYVPQTDTYIEKDSSINDEVDRLRHSATNSLLTRRDTVVVASVSCIYGLGTPQEYVDRMLRLKVGQEYDRDGLLRRLVDMQYTRNDLAFTRGTFRVRGDTIEVIPQYEELAVRIEMFGDEIEKLATLHPLTGEVITEDDEIYIFPASHYVAGPERMERAIGAIEAELAESLATMEKQGKLLEAQRLRMRTTYDIEMMRQVGSCSGIENYSRHIDGRGPGTAPHTLLDYFPEDFLLVLDESHQTVPQIGAMYEGDASRKRVLVDHGFRLPSAMDNRPLKWEEFLERIGQTVYLSATPGSYELGRTGGDVVEQVIRPTGLVDPEVVVKPTKGQIDDLVHEIRERAERDERVLVTTLTKKMAEDLTDYLLELGIRVRYLHSEVDTLRRIELLRELRMGEYDVLVGINLLREGLDLPEVSLVAILDADKEGFLRSETSLIQTIGRAARNVSGQVHMYADRVTPSMERAIDETNRRRAKQTAYNEANGIDPQPLRKKIADILDTLAREDADTDRLLGAGRQQSRGKAPVPGYATRQTGQHAKAIAGEMPRAQLESLIQSLTDQMHQAATDLQFEVAARLRDEIKDLKRELRDMREAGVH, from the coding sequence GTGAGGCCGGTAACCGATTTGCAGCGCAGGGTGGCACCCTTCGAGGTCGTCACCGAGATGACCCCTTCAGGCGACCAGCCGGCGGCCATCGCCGAGCTGGAGCGCCGCGTCAAGGCGGGTGAGAAGGACAACGTCCTGCTGGGTGCCACAGGCACCGGCAAGACCGCCACCGTGGCGTGGCTCATCGAGCGCCTGCAAAGGCCCGCGCTGGTGATGCAGCCCAACAAGACCCTGGCCGCGCAGTTCGCCAACGAGTTGCGCGAGATGCTGCCGAACAACGCGGTCGAGTACTTCGTGTCGTACTACGACTACTACCAGCCCGAGGCGTACGTCCCGCAGACCGACACCTACATCGAGAAGGACTCCTCGATCAACGACGAGGTCGACCGTCTGCGCCACTCGGCGACCAACTCGCTGCTGACCCGGCGTGACACCGTCGTCGTCGCGTCCGTGTCGTGCATCTACGGCCTCGGCACCCCGCAGGAGTACGTCGACCGCATGCTGCGGCTCAAGGTCGGCCAGGAGTACGACCGCGACGGCCTGCTGCGCCGCCTGGTCGACATGCAGTACACCCGCAACGACCTGGCGTTCACCCGCGGCACGTTCCGGGTGCGCGGCGACACCATCGAGGTCATCCCGCAGTACGAAGAGCTCGCCGTGCGCATCGAGATGTTCGGCGACGAGATCGAGAAGCTCGCGACCCTCCACCCGCTCACCGGCGAGGTGATCACCGAGGACGACGAGATCTACATCTTCCCCGCCTCCCACTACGTCGCGGGTCCCGAGCGCATGGAGCGGGCCATCGGCGCCATCGAGGCCGAGCTCGCCGAGTCGCTCGCCACCATGGAGAAGCAAGGCAAGCTGCTGGAGGCCCAGCGGCTGCGCATGCGCACCACCTACGACATCGAGATGATGCGCCAGGTCGGCTCCTGTTCCGGCATCGAGAACTATTCGCGGCACATCGACGGCCGCGGGCCCGGCACCGCTCCCCACACCCTGCTCGACTACTTCCCCGAGGACTTCCTGCTGGTCCTGGACGAGTCCCACCAGACCGTCCCCCAGATCGGCGCCATGTACGAAGGCGACGCCTCCCGCAAGCGCGTCCTGGTCGACCACGGTTTCCGCCTGCCGTCCGCCATGGACAACCGTCCCCTCAAGTGGGAGGAGTTCCTGGAGCGCATCGGCCAGACCGTCTACCTGTCCGCCACCCCCGGCTCCTACGAGCTCGGCCGCACCGGCGGCGACGTCGTGGAGCAGGTCATCCGGCCCACCGGCCTGGTCGACCCCGAGGTCGTCGTCAAGCCGACCAAGGGCCAGATCGACGACCTGGTGCACGAGATCCGCGAGCGCGCCGAGCGCGACGAGCGCGTCCTCGTCACCACCCTCACCAAGAAGATGGCGGAGGACCTGACCGACTACCTCCTCGAGCTCGGCATCCGCGTCCGCTACCTGCACAGCGAGGTCGACACCCTGCGCCGCATCGAGCTCCTCCGCGAGCTGCGCATGGGTGAGTACGACGTCCTGGTCGGCATCAACCTCCTGCGTGAAGGCCTCGACCTCCCCGAGGTCTCCCTGGTCGCCATCCTCGACGCCGACAAGGAAGGCTTCCTGCGCAGCGAGACCTCCTTGATCCAGACCATCGGCCGCGCCGCGCGCAACGTCTCCGGCCAGGTCCACATGTACGCCGACCGCGTCACCCCCTCGATGGAGCGCGCGATCGACGAGACCAACCGCCGCCGCGCCAAGCAGACGGCGTACAACGAGGCCAACGGCATCGACCCCCAGCCCCTCCGCAAGAAGATCGCCGACATCCTCGACACCCTCGCCAGAGAGGACGCCGACACCGACCGCCTCCTCGGCGCCGGCCGCCAGCAGAGCCGAGGCAAGGCCCCCGTCCCCGGCTACGCCACCCGCCAGACCGGCCAGCACGCCAAGGCCATCGCCGGCGAGATGCCGAGAGCCCAACTGGAGTCCTTGATCCAGTCCCTGACCGACCAGATGCACCAGGCCGCCACCGACCTCCAGTTCGAGGTGGCAGCCCGCCTCCGCGACGAGATCAAGGACCTCAAACGCGAACTCCGCGACATGCGCGAGGCCGGCGTCCACTAG
- a CDS encoding SLC13 family permease, with translation MRRRHSESRFRARRRTRTEARIADAPSSGGPPDTGPTSSSGLTPHTGGTQGTTPDARRPTVLDMARLAVLVAGLLCVVTGVLPWREAVADVGRVGPLLVFLVAVIVFAELVKEADVFDVLAARIAIVARGRYWALFALCVAFAAVITMLLNLDTTAVLLTPVLLVLAARTGIPALPLAMTTIWLANTASLLLPVSNLTNLLAEARLGLSTHGFAARMWAPQVAALAVTALLLWIFFWRRGARGAQDRYRPPSPVSVRDRVLFRTGTVVCVLFAVAVLAGAPIAEVAVASAVVLVAAFAWRDRSRLTFSLVPWQLAAFVIGLFLVVPALSRYGLDEVTRALAGDGGYRTAAAGAGLANVVNNLPAYYAGERVVPPGGRDALLTLLIGVNVGSVITPWASVATLLWFETCRRHGVRVPPSKFVITGACLAVTAVTAAVAALILTAGP, from the coding sequence ATGCGCCGGCGCCACTCCGAGTCCCGCTTCCGCGCACGACGACGCACGCGCACCGAAGCGCGGATCGCCGACGCTCCGTCCTCCGGCGGCCCTCCGGACACCGGCCCCACCTCGTCCTCCGGTCTCACCCCACACACCGGCGGCACCCAGGGGACCACTCCGGACGCGCGAAGGCCGACGGTTCTCGACATGGCGCGGCTCGCCGTGCTGGTCGCCGGGCTGCTCTGCGTGGTGACCGGGGTGCTGCCGTGGCGGGAGGCGGTGGCGGACGTCGGCCGGGTCGGGCCGTTGCTGGTGTTCCTCGTCGCGGTGATCGTCTTCGCGGAGCTGGTCAAGGAGGCGGACGTCTTCGACGTGCTCGCGGCCAGGATCGCCATCGTCGCGCGCGGCCGGTACTGGGCCCTGTTCGCGCTGTGTGTGGCGTTCGCCGCGGTCATCACGATGCTGCTGAACCTCGACACCACCGCGGTGCTGCTGACCCCCGTACTGCTGGTGCTGGCGGCCCGCACCGGCATCCCCGCGCTGCCGCTCGCGATGACCACCATCTGGCTGGCCAACACCGCGAGCCTGCTGCTGCCGGTGTCCAACCTCACCAACCTGCTGGCCGAGGCCAGACTGGGCCTTTCCACGCACGGATTCGCCGCGCGCATGTGGGCACCCCAGGTGGCGGCACTGGCGGTCACCGCGCTGCTGCTGTGGATCTTCTTCTGGCGGCGCGGCGCGCGTGGCGCGCAGGACCGCTACCGGCCTCCCTCACCGGTCTCGGTACGCGACCGGGTGCTGTTCCGCACCGGGACCGTGGTGTGCGTGCTGTTCGCGGTGGCCGTGCTCGCGGGGGCCCCGATCGCCGAGGTGGCCGTCGCGTCGGCGGTGGTGCTGGTCGCGGCGTTCGCCTGGCGCGACAGGTCGAGGCTCACCTTCTCCCTGGTGCCGTGGCAACTGGCGGCCTTCGTCATCGGCCTGTTCCTGGTGGTGCCCGCGCTCAGCCGGTACGGCCTGGACGAGGTGACCCGCGCGCTCGCCGGCGACGGCGGCTACCGCACGGCCGCCGCCGGCGCGGGCCTGGCCAACGTCGTGAACAACCTCCCCGCCTACTACGCCGGCGAACGCGTCGTGCCTCCCGGCGGCCGTGACGCTCTGCTGACGCTGCTGATCGGCGTCAACGTGGGCTCGGTGATCACCCCGTGGGCCTCGGTCGCCACCCTGCTGTGGTTCGAGACGTGCCGCCGCCACGGCGTACGCGTCCCCCCGTCGAAGTTCGTGATCACCGGCGCCTGCCTGGCCGTGACCGCCGTCACCGCCGCCGTCGCGGCCCTGATCCTCACCGCCGGCCCCTGA
- the coaE gene encoding dephospho-CoA kinase produces the protein MLKVGLTGGIGSGKSEVAKRLGALGAVVIDADKIAREVVEPGTSGLALIVEEFGPEILRADGALDRERLGRIVFADPERLARLNAIVHPRVGDRVAELQAEAPEDAVVVYDVPLLAENGLASMYDVVIVVDAPDDVRVSRVVHHRGMSEDDALARIKAQATRDDRLKVADIVVPNDGPLADLDARTREVWQELLTRTDSR, from the coding sequence ATGCTTAAGGTGGGGCTCACAGGCGGCATCGGATCCGGCAAGAGCGAGGTCGCCAAGCGGCTCGGCGCGCTCGGCGCGGTGGTCATCGACGCCGACAAGATCGCTCGTGAGGTGGTCGAGCCCGGCACCAGCGGCCTCGCGCTGATCGTCGAGGAGTTCGGCCCCGAGATCCTGCGTGCCGACGGCGCACTGGACCGCGAGAGGCTCGGCCGCATCGTGTTCGCCGACCCCGAGCGCCTGGCCCGGCTCAACGCCATCGTCCACCCGAGAGTCGGCGACCGCGTCGCCGAGCTTCAGGCCGAGGCCCCCGAGGACGCCGTGGTGGTGTACGACGTGCCGCTGCTGGCCGAGAACGGCCTCGCCTCCATGTACGACGTGGTGATCGTCGTGGACGCGCCTGACGACGTCCGTGTCTCCCGCGTCGTCCACCACCGCGGCATGAGCGAGGACGACGCGCTGGCCCGCATCAAGGCCCAGGCCACCCGCGATGACCGCCTCAAGGTCGCCGACATCGTCGTCCCCAACGACGGCCCCCTGGCCGACCTGGACGCACGCACCCGCGAGGTCTGGCAGGAACTCCTGACCCGCACAGACAGCCGCTAG
- a CDS encoding GNAT family N-acetyltransferase, whose translation MTRIERAVPQDAGEVLTVQRAAYVAEAQLYGDPFIPPLVESLEQVREAVATAVVLKALDGGRIVGTVRGRLSGTTGLIGRLAVVPDRQGQGLGTALLQAAEAELSPPADAFDLFTGHLSEGNLRLYRRAGYHETRRERLHPHLTLIHLRKPLTTVTDYASVHA comes from the coding sequence GTGACGCGGATCGAGCGGGCCGTCCCGCAGGACGCCGGAGAGGTGCTGACCGTCCAGCGGGCCGCCTACGTCGCCGAGGCGCAGCTGTACGGCGATCCCTTCATCCCGCCGCTGGTGGAGTCACTGGAGCAGGTACGGGAGGCCGTGGCGACCGCCGTGGTGCTGAAGGCTCTCGACGGCGGCCGGATCGTCGGCACGGTGCGCGGCCGGCTCAGCGGCACCACCGGCCTCATCGGACGGCTCGCCGTCGTCCCCGACCGGCAGGGCCAGGGTCTCGGCACCGCGTTGCTCCAGGCGGCCGAGGCGGAGCTGTCCCCGCCGGCCGACGCGTTCGACCTGTTCACCGGCCACCTGTCCGAAGGAAACCTGCGGCTGTACCGCCGCGCGGGGTACCACGAGACCCGTCGCGAGCGCCTGCATCCCCATCTCACGCTCATCCACCTGCGTAAGCCGCTCACGACGGTGACGGACTACGCTTCGGTCCATGCTTAA
- the rpsA gene encoding 30S ribosomal protein S1 — MTSSTEATSNTPQVAVNDIGSEEAFLAAIDETIKYFNDGDIVEGTVVKVDRDEVLLDIGYKTEGVIPSRELSIKHDVDPAEVVEVGEHVEALVLQKEDKEGRLILSKKRAQYERAWGTIEKIKDEDGIVTGTVIEVVKGGLILDIGLRGFLPASLVEMRRVRDLQPYVGRELEAKIIELDKNRNNVVLSRRAWLEQTQSEVRQTFLNTLQKGQVRKGVVSSIVNFGAFVDLGGVDGLVHVSELSWKHIDHPSEVVEVGQEVTVEVLDVDMERERVSLSLKATQEDPWQQFARTHQIGQVVPGRVTKLVPFGAFVRVEEGIEGLVHISELAERHVEIPEQVVQVGEEIFVKIIDIDLDRRRISLSLKQANEGAIGADVEFDPTLYGMAANYDEQGNYIYPDGFDSETGEWLEGYEKQREEWERQYAEAQTRFEAHKTQVEKARAEEAQAAAPSSYSGETPPSSTGTATTGGALASDEALAALREKLAGGQS; from the coding sequence ATGACGAGCAGCACTGAGGCCACCTCGAACACCCCGCAGGTAGCGGTCAACGACATCGGTTCCGAGGAGGCCTTCCTCGCCGCGATCGACGAGACCATCAAGTACTTCAACGACGGCGACATCGTCGAAGGCACCGTCGTCAAGGTCGATCGAGACGAGGTCTTGCTCGACATCGGCTACAAGACCGAGGGCGTCATCCCCTCGCGCGAGCTCTCGATCAAGCACGATGTCGACCCGGCCGAGGTCGTCGAGGTCGGGGAGCACGTCGAGGCCCTGGTTCTCCAGAAGGAGGACAAGGAAGGCCGCCTCATCCTGTCCAAGAAGCGCGCGCAGTACGAGCGCGCCTGGGGCACGATCGAGAAGATCAAGGACGAGGACGGCATCGTCACCGGCACGGTCATCGAGGTCGTCAAGGGCGGCCTGATCCTCGACATCGGCCTGCGCGGCTTCCTGCCCGCGTCGCTCGTCGAGATGCGCCGCGTGCGCGACCTCCAGCCGTATGTCGGCCGCGAGCTCGAGGCCAAGATCATAGAGCTGGACAAGAACCGCAACAACGTGGTCCTGTCCCGCCGTGCCTGGCTCGAGCAGACCCAGTCCGAGGTGCGCCAGACGTTCCTCAACACCCTGCAGAAGGGTCAGGTCCGCAAGGGCGTCGTCTCCTCGATCGTCAACTTCGGTGCGTTCGTGGACCTCGGCGGCGTCGACGGCCTGGTGCACGTGTCCGAGCTGTCCTGGAAGCACATCGACCACCCCTCCGAGGTCGTCGAGGTCGGCCAGGAGGTCACCGTCGAGGTGCTCGACGTGGACATGGAGCGCGAGCGGGTCTCCCTGTCGCTCAAGGCGACGCAGGAGGACCCCTGGCAGCAGTTCGCCCGCACCCACCAGATCGGCCAGGTCGTCCCCGGACGCGTCACCAAGCTGGTGCCGTTCGGTGCGTTCGTCCGGGTCGAGGAGGGCATCGAGGGCCTGGTGCACATCTCCGAGCTGGCCGAGCGCCACGTCGAGATCCCCGAGCAGGTCGTCCAGGTCGGCGAAGAGATCTTCGTCAAGATCATCGACATCGACCTCGACCGCCGGCGCATCTCGCTGTCGCTGAAGCAGGCCAACGAGGGTGCCATCGGCGCCGACGTCGAGTTCGACCCCACGCTGTACGGCATGGCGGCCAACTACGACGAGCAGGGCAACTACATCTACCCCGACGGCTTCGACTCCGAGACCGGGGAGTGGCTCGAGGGCTACGAGAAGCAGCGCGAGGAGTGGGAGCGGCAGTACGCCGAGGCTCAGACCCGCTTCGAGGCCCACAAGACGCAGGTCGAGAAGGCCCGCGCCGAGGAGGCCCAGGCCGCGGCTCCGTCGTCCTACTCGGGTGAGACCCCGCCGTCGTCCACCGGCACCGCCACCACCGGTGGCGCGCTGGCGTCGGACGAGGCGCTCGCCGCACTCCGGGAGAAGCTGGCCGGCGGCCAGAGCTGA
- a CDS encoding polysaccharide deacetylase family protein codes for MRSAPGLTHVVGLVNIAVMVVAVVALLVLPFGEPEGQRPPERRSGIAGQATPKGDAPAPSAPPAVVSTPEWARQVGANELGLVPVIMYHRILHERIAGIDRTPQQLREELERLARSGYVPITAAEFAAGRIDLPAGTHPVVLTFDDGNPSHFALGADGLPLPDTAVGIILEVARRYPEFRPVATFWVNKDPFGLRDHAQQKAAVAWLTSRGFEVANHTYGHPDLRRLSKKKVSEAIVRQERLLRRVGAPPSTTFALPYGSVPRKRSVAHDGKWDGTRYHFDAVFLAGAEPSVSPYAKSFERHSIPRIQSNGKKGECRKWCSRYWLQWLDEHPDERYTSDGDPAHISMPQRFRGKIQAKLRRSAVLY; via the coding sequence GTGCGGAGCGCACCCGGGCTTACGCATGTCGTCGGGCTCGTCAACATCGCCGTGATGGTGGTCGCCGTCGTGGCGCTGCTGGTGCTGCCGTTCGGGGAGCCGGAAGGACAGCGGCCGCCGGAGCGGCGGAGCGGGATCGCGGGCCAGGCGACGCCGAAGGGGGACGCGCCGGCGCCGAGCGCGCCGCCGGCGGTGGTGTCCACGCCGGAGTGGGCACGCCAGGTGGGGGCCAACGAGCTGGGACTCGTGCCGGTGATCATGTACCACCGGATCCTCCACGAGCGGATCGCCGGCATCGACCGCACGCCTCAGCAGTTGCGCGAGGAGCTGGAACGGCTCGCGCGGAGCGGGTACGTGCCGATCACCGCGGCGGAGTTCGCGGCAGGGAGGATCGACCTCCCGGCGGGGACGCATCCGGTGGTGCTGACCTTCGACGACGGCAACCCGAGCCACTTCGCGCTCGGCGCCGACGGGCTGCCGCTGCCGGACACCGCGGTGGGGATCATCCTGGAGGTGGCGCGGCGGTACCCGGAGTTCCGGCCAGTGGCGACGTTCTGGGTCAATAAGGACCCGTTCGGGTTGCGGGACCATGCGCAGCAGAAGGCCGCGGTGGCGTGGCTGACGAGCCGGGGCTTCGAGGTGGCCAACCACACCTACGGTCACCCTGACCTGCGCCGCCTGTCGAAGAAGAAGGTGAGCGAGGCCATCGTGCGCCAGGAGCGCCTGCTCAGGCGCGTGGGGGCCCCGCCGTCGACGACGTTCGCCCTGCCGTACGGCAGCGTGCCGAGGAAGCGCTCGGTGGCCCACGACGGCAAGTGGGACGGCACCCGTTACCACTTCGATGCCGTCTTCCTCGCCGGCGCCGAGCCGTCGGTTTCGCCCTACGCGAAGAGCTTCGAGCGTCACTCCATCCCGCGGATCCAATCCAATGGGAAAAAAGGTGAATGTCGTAAATGGTGCTCCCGGTACTGGCTACAGTGGCTTGACGAGCACCCGGATGAGCGCTACACCTCTGACGGAGACCCGGCCCACATATCCATGCCACAACGATTTCGCGGTAAGATCCAGGCAAAGCTGCGCCGGTCGGCCGTGCTCTACTGA